One genomic window of Streptomyces sp. NBC_01498 includes the following:
- a CDS encoding aminopeptidase P family protein, with the protein MSEVYAVRRGRLRDRCAAAGSDAALVSLPANVRYLAGGAPAGAVLLVGSDDSRDVLLCPRRPAEDPAAGRPDDLLRLSVLPTPAGDPAVAAADLVDPAGLRSLAVEEHHLTVARHRAIRSVAPRLHLTDLGCAVEQQRAIKDEEEISHLRIAAEISDQALGELLESILVGRTERHLALELERRLIDHGADGPAFRTSVATGPHAGRPGHRPSDRRVEEGDFLCVRLGATYRGYRCAIGRTFVIGTSPADWQIDLYDLVFAAQRAGREALTPGTPYRDVDRAARRPLESAGYAEGLAARTGHGVGLEIDERPQLAPAAMGKLDACVPVTVEPGVHLPGRGGVRIDDTLVVRPEADGGPELLTITTKELLAL; encoded by the coding sequence ATGTCAGAGGTGTATGCGGTCCGTCGCGGGCGGCTGCGCGACCGGTGCGCCGCCGCCGGCAGCGACGCCGCCCTGGTGTCGCTGCCCGCCAATGTCCGCTATCTCGCCGGCGGAGCCCCGGCGGGCGCCGTCCTGCTGGTCGGTTCCGACGACAGCCGGGACGTCCTGCTCTGCCCGCGCCGTCCCGCCGAGGACCCCGCCGCCGGCCGTCCCGACGACCTCCTGCGGCTGAGCGTCCTGCCCACCCCCGCCGGAGACCCGGCCGTCGCCGCCGCCGACCTCGTGGACCCGGCCGGGCTGCGCTCGCTCGCCGTCGAGGAGCACCATCTGACCGTCGCCCGGCACCGCGCCATCCGCTCGGTGGCTCCCCGGCTGCACCTCACGGACCTCGGCTGCGCCGTCGAACAGCAGCGCGCGATCAAGGACGAGGAGGAGATCTCCCATCTGCGGATCGCCGCCGAGATCTCCGACCAGGCCCTGGGCGAACTGCTCGAATCGATCCTCGTCGGCCGCACCGAGCGGCATCTCGCACTGGAACTGGAGCGCCGCCTGATCGACCACGGCGCCGACGGACCCGCCTTCCGCACCTCCGTCGCCACCGGTCCGCACGCGGGCCGCCCCGGCCACCGGCCGTCGGACCGCCGGGTCGAGGAGGGCGACTTCCTCTGCGTACGCCTCGGTGCCACCTATCGCGGTTACCGCTGCGCGATCGGCCGCACCTTCGTCATCGGGACGTCGCCCGCCGACTGGCAGATCGATCTGTACGACCTGGTGTTCGCCGCACAACGGGCAGGTCGGGAGGCCCTGACACCCGGTACCCCGTACCGCGACGTGGACCGCGCGGCCCGCCGGCCGCTGGAGTCGGCGGGGTACGCCGAGGGCCTCGCGGCCCGTACGGGGCACGGTGTGGGGCTCGAAATCGACGAGCGCCCGCAGTTGGCACCCGCCGCCATGGGTAAACTGGACGCTTGTGTGCCGGTCACCGTCGAACCGGGGGTCCACCTTCCGGGCCGGGGCGGTGTCCGGATCGATGACACGCTCGTCGTCCGCCCCGAGGCGGACGGCGGACCCGAGCTACTCACCATCACGACCAAGGAACTGCTCGCGCTCTAG
- the efp gene encoding elongation factor P, whose translation MASTNDLKNGMVLKLDSGQLWSVVEFQHVKPGKGPAFVRTKLKNVLSGKVVDKTFNAGVKVETASVDRRDMQFSYMDGEYFVFMDMGTYDQIHVSREVVGDAANFLLEGFEATVAMYEGNALYVELSAAVELVIEHTDPGVQGDRSTGGTKPAKLETGYEIGVPLFITTGEKIKVDTRSGEYLGRVNS comes from the coding sequence GTGGCTTCCACGAACGACCTCAAGAACGGCATGGTGCTCAAGCTCGACTCTGGCCAGCTCTGGTCCGTCGTCGAGTTCCAGCACGTCAAGCCCGGCAAGGGCCCGGCCTTTGTGCGCACCAAGCTGAAGAACGTGCTCTCCGGCAAGGTCGTCGACAAGACCTTCAACGCCGGCGTGAAGGTCGAGACGGCCAGCGTCGACCGCCGCGACATGCAGTTCTCGTACATGGACGGCGAGTACTTCGTCTTCATGGACATGGGCACCTACGACCAGATCCACGTCAGCAGGGAGGTCGTCGGCGACGCCGCGAACTTCCTCCTGGAGGGGTTCGAGGCCACGGTGGCGATGTACGAGGGCAACGCGCTGTACGTCGAGCTGTCCGCCGCCGTCGAGCTGGTCATCGAGCACACCGACCCCGGTGTGCAGGGCGACCGTTCCACCGGTGGCACCAAGCCCGCCAAGCTGGAGACCGGTTACGAGATCGGTGTCCCGCTCTTCATCACGACCGGCGAGAAGATCAAGGTCGACACGCGCAGCGGTGAGTACCTCGGCCGGGTGAACAGCTAA
- the nusB gene encoding transcription antitermination factor NusB: MAARNKARKRAFQILFEADQRGAPVQTVLADWLRHARTDDRQPPVSEYTMELVEGYAGYAERIDELISTYSVGWTLDRMPVVDRNIVRLATYELVWVDGTPDAVVIDEAVQLAKEFSTDDSPSFVNGLLGRFKDLKPSLLRVDRQE, from the coding sequence GTGGCTGCTCGCAACAAGGCCCGCAAGCGCGCCTTCCAGATCCTGTTCGAGGCCGACCAGCGCGGGGCGCCCGTGCAGACGGTCCTCGCGGACTGGCTGCGGCACGCCCGGACCGACGACCGCCAGCCGCCGGTCAGCGAGTACACGATGGAACTCGTCGAGGGATACGCGGGGTACGCCGAGCGCATCGACGAACTCATCTCCACCTACTCGGTGGGCTGGACGCTCGACCGGATGCCGGTCGTCGACCGGAACATCGTGCGCCTCGCCACGTACGAACTGGTCTGGGTGGACGGAACGCCCGACGCCGTGGTGATCGACGAGGCCGTCCAACTCGCCAAGGAGTTCTCCACCGACGACTCGCCGTCGTTCGTGAACGGGCTGCTGGGCCGGTTCAAGGACCTCAAGCCGAGCCTGCTCCGCGTCGACCGGCAGGAGTGA
- a CDS encoding MFS transporter: MDQPRPEKLALGSAGLGARTRIGYGLGSFATGTFGTVPGLMLLFYLTDILGVAAGIAGLLVFLPKAWDVLLNPWIGSLSDRTRHRWGPRRPWMLAGALTMPVCFAAMFAAPALERGWAAAYVAVLFLLTATGYACFQVPYVALPAELTADPDERARVMSWRVAFLGAAILLSGAVAPLLAGSTADSPGTPGGYRLMGVVVGALLCAGMLAAFAATAHAPDVLRTTTGAPGGLLAQLRAARSNEPFLWLLAAFVVQAAATGLMLAGAQYFATYILGRPSATTVLFACLIMPSLLAMPLWLRAGRRLGKRAAAVAASCCFLAGAVLAALARELPEEAVYGAVALAGMGYAGMQMLPMAMLGDTVAADAYTGGRRRAGLFTGLWTAGETLGLAVGPGLFGLVLSLGGFVPSDATHRAEQPGSALTAVVVGFGALPALMLLLSLPLLARYRLPEAQLVRLREESAAREAARDGDVDAGRTDTSAPTLEQP, encoded by the coding sequence ATGGACCAACCGCGCCCGGAAAAGCTCGCGTTGGGAAGCGCGGGGCTGGGAGCCCGGACCCGGATCGGCTACGGACTGGGGTCGTTCGCCACCGGCACCTTCGGCACCGTGCCCGGCCTCATGCTGCTCTTCTATCTGACCGACATCCTCGGGGTGGCCGCCGGGATCGCCGGGCTGCTGGTCTTCCTGCCCAAGGCGTGGGACGTCCTGCTCAACCCGTGGATCGGCAGCCTCTCCGACCGTACGCGCCACCGCTGGGGACCCCGGCGGCCCTGGATGCTCGCCGGCGCGCTCACCATGCCGGTCTGCTTCGCCGCGATGTTCGCCGCGCCCGCCCTGGAACGCGGCTGGGCCGCCGCGTACGTGGCCGTGCTCTTCCTGCTCACCGCGACCGGCTACGCCTGCTTCCAGGTGCCGTACGTCGCGCTGCCCGCCGAACTCACCGCCGACCCCGACGAACGCGCCCGCGTCATGTCCTGGCGGGTCGCCTTCCTCGGCGCGGCGATCCTGCTGTCCGGGGCCGTCGCGCCGCTCCTCGCGGGCTCCACCGCCGACAGCCCCGGCACCCCGGGCGGCTACCGGCTCATGGGCGTCGTCGTCGGCGCACTGCTCTGCGCCGGAATGCTCGCCGCGTTCGCGGCCACCGCGCACGCCCCCGACGTGCTGCGCACCACCACGGGCGCGCCCGGCGGCCTGCTCGCCCAACTCCGCGCCGCCCGCTCCAACGAGCCGTTCCTGTGGCTGCTCGCGGCCTTCGTCGTCCAGGCGGCGGCGACGGGCCTGATGCTCGCGGGCGCGCAGTACTTCGCCACGTACATCCTCGGCCGGCCCTCCGCCACCACGGTCCTCTTCGCGTGCCTGATCATGCCGTCGCTGCTCGCGATGCCGCTGTGGCTGAGGGCCGGCCGGCGCCTCGGCAAACGGGCCGCCGCCGTCGCCGCGTCCTGCTGCTTCCTCGCCGGAGCCGTACTCGCCGCGCTGGCAAGGGAGTTGCCCGAGGAGGCGGTGTACGGGGCGGTGGCACTGGCCGGTATGGGCTACGCCGGTATGCAGATGCTGCCCATGGCCATGCTGGGGGACACCGTCGCCGCCGACGCGTACACCGGGGGCCGCCGCCGGGCCGGACTCTTCACCGGGCTCTGGACGGCGGGGGAGACGCTCGGACTCGCCGTCGGGCCTGGGCTGTTCGGGCTCGTGCTGTCGCTCGGCGGCTTCGTCCCGTCGGACGCCACGCACCGCGCCGAGCAGCCCGGTTCCGCGCTCACGGCCGTCGTCGTCGGATTCGGCGCGCTGCCCGCGCTCATGCTGCTCCTCAGCCTGCCGCTGCTCGCCCGCTACCGGCTGCCCGAGGCCCAACTGGTGCGGCTGCGCGAGGAGTCGGCGGCACGCGAGGCCGCCCGGGACGGGGACGTGGACGCAGGCCGGACCGACACATCCGCACCGACCCTGGAGCAGCCGTGA
- a CDS encoding pyridoxal phosphate-dependent decarboxylase family protein: MSGTQQPEPTGTRATGPQGRSARALLARLDALRAGDLPVRGGRTMAYVYDSGLDGVEELANEAAARFAGVNGLDMTAFPSVVALENAVVARAARLLGGDGHTAGTFTSGGTESCLLAVLTAREHARHTRGVRDPELVLADTAHPAFHKAAALFGLRTVVVPADPDTYRAPAGAMAAALTGDTALVVVSAPSYAHGVIDPVADVAAAAVRRGVLCHVDACIGGWYLGHLRLGRSSDAWPEAPPVPPVPPFDLSVPGVTSLSVDLHKYAYTAKGASLLLARDAELRRYGWFSHASWPGYPVVNATLQGTKSAGPLAAAWAVLEHIGTDGYAELATRVHRATRALSEGVDRVDGVRAAARPEASLLALASDDPRVDVLVVADEMRAEGWYLQPQPAYGGSPATLHLTVTAAVADGTTVRLLLGALERAVDAARRLGPAHVDPALAEAAALLDPDLLGPEEVALALGLAGIGPDGHLPPRMAPVLAVLQSLPPRLTERLLPEVIGRLYDTGGA; encoded by the coding sequence GTGAGCGGTACGCAGCAGCCCGAGCCCACCGGCACGCGGGCCACCGGGCCCCAAGGCCGTTCCGCGCGGGCCCTGTTGGCGCGGCTCGACGCCCTGCGCGCCGGTGATCTGCCGGTACGGGGCGGCCGGACCATGGCGTACGTGTACGACTCCGGACTCGACGGCGTCGAGGAACTCGCCAACGAGGCCGCCGCCCGCTTCGCCGGGGTCAACGGACTCGACATGACCGCCTTCCCCAGCGTCGTGGCCCTGGAGAACGCCGTCGTGGCGCGCGCCGCCCGCCTGCTCGGCGGCGACGGGCACACGGCCGGCACGTTCACCAGCGGCGGTACGGAGAGCTGTCTGCTGGCCGTTCTCACGGCGCGCGAGCACGCCCGGCACACGCGGGGGGTGCGCGACCCGGAACTCGTCCTGGCGGACACCGCGCACCCGGCCTTCCACAAGGCGGCGGCACTCTTCGGTCTGCGGACCGTGGTCGTGCCCGCCGACCCCGACACGTACCGGGCGCCCGCCGGGGCCATGGCCGCCGCCCTGACCGGCGACACGGCGCTGGTGGTCGTCTCCGCGCCCTCGTACGCGCACGGCGTCATCGACCCGGTGGCCGACGTCGCGGCGGCGGCGGTCCGGCGCGGGGTGCTCTGTCATGTGGACGCCTGCATCGGCGGCTGGTATCTCGGTCATCTCCGACTGGGCCGTTCGAGTGACGCGTGGCCCGAGGCGCCCCCCGTTCCCCCCGTACCTCCGTTCGATCTGTCGGTGCCGGGAGTGACATCGCTCTCGGTCGACCTGCACAAGTACGCCTACACGGCCAAGGGCGCGTCCCTGCTGCTGGCGCGGGACGCCGAGCTGCGCCGGTACGGCTGGTTCTCCCACGCCTCCTGGCCCGGTTATCCGGTGGTGAACGCCACACTCCAGGGGACCAAGTCCGCGGGGCCGCTGGCCGCCGCCTGGGCGGTCCTGGAGCACATCGGCACCGACGGCTACGCGGAACTCGCCACACGCGTCCACCGGGCGACCAGGGCCCTCTCCGAGGGCGTCGACCGGGTCGACGGGGTCCGGGCGGCGGCCCGCCCCGAGGCGTCGCTCCTCGCGCTGGCCTCCGACGACCCCCGCGTCGACGTCCTCGTGGTCGCCGACGAGATGCGGGCCGAGGGGTGGTACCTCCAGCCGCAGCCCGCGTACGGCGGCTCGCCCGCCACGCTGCACCTGACGGTGACGGCGGCGGTGGCCGACGGGACGACCGTACGGCTGCTGCTCGGCGCCCTGGAACGGGCCGTGGACGCCGCCCGCCGCCTCGGACCCGCCCACGTGGACCCGGCCCTGGCCGAGGCGGCGGCGCTGCTCGACCCGGACCTGCTGGGGCCCGAGGAGGTCGCCCTGGCCCTCGGCCTCGCGGGCATCGGCCCCGACGGCCACCTGCCGCCCCGCATGGCCCCGGTCCTCGCGGTGCTCCAGTCCCTGCCGCCCCGCCTGACCGAACGCCTGCTCCCCGAGGTCATCGGCCGCCTGTACGACACGGGCGGGGCGTGA
- the bldD gene encoding transcriptional regulator BldD: MSSEYAKQLGAKLRAIRTQQGLSLHGVEEKSQGRWKAVVVGSYERGDRAVTVQRLAELADFYGVPVQELLPGTTPGGAAEPPPKLVLDLERLAHVPQEKAGPLQRYAATIQSQRGDYNGKVLSIRQDDLRTLAVIYDQSPSVLTEQLISWGVLDADARRAVAHDEN; the protein is encoded by the coding sequence ATGTCCAGCGAATACGCAAAGCAGCTCGGGGCCAAGCTCCGCGCCATCCGCACCCAGCAGGGCCTCTCCCTCCACGGCGTGGAGGAGAAGTCCCAGGGTCGTTGGAAGGCCGTGGTGGTGGGGTCGTACGAGCGCGGTGACCGCGCGGTCACCGTGCAGCGCCTCGCCGAGCTGGCCGATTTCTACGGTGTGCCGGTGCAGGAACTGCTGCCGGGCACGACGCCGGGCGGGGCCGCCGAGCCGCCGCCGAAGCTCGTTCTCGACCTGGAGCGCCTCGCCCACGTCCCGCAGGAGAAGGCGGGCCCGCTCCAGCGTTACGCGGCGACGATCCAGTCCCAGCGCGGGGACTACAACGGGAAGGTGCTGTCGATCCGCCAGGACGACCTGCGCACGCTCGCGGTGATCTACGACCAGTCGCCGTCGGTCCTCACCGAACAGCTGATCAGCTGGGGTGTGCTGGACGCGGACGCGCGCCGCGCCGTGGCCCACGACGAGAACTGA
- the pyrR gene encoding bifunctional pyr operon transcriptional regulator/uracil phosphoribosyltransferase PyrR translates to MDTHSSDAARPVLEAPDIARALTRIAHEIVERAKGADDVLLLGIPTRGVFLARRLAEKLEVITGGTIPVGSLDITMYRDDLRMRPARALARTDIPADGVDGRLVVLVDDVLFSGRTIRAALDALGDIGRPRAVQLAVLVDRGHRELPIRADYVGRNLPTSLRETVKVLLAEEDGRDTVLLGLRHPAPAAER, encoded by the coding sequence ATGGACACGCACAGCTCTGATGCCGCCCGCCCCGTCCTGGAGGCGCCCGACATCGCGCGGGCACTGACCCGTATCGCCCACGAGATCGTCGAACGCGCCAAGGGTGCCGACGACGTCCTCCTGCTCGGCATCCCCACCCGGGGGGTCTTCCTCGCCCGGCGGCTCGCCGAGAAACTCGAAGTGATCACCGGCGGCACGATCCCGGTCGGTTCGCTCGACATCACCATGTACCGCGACGACCTGCGCATGCGGCCCGCCCGCGCGCTGGCCCGCACCGACATCCCGGCCGACGGCGTCGACGGACGGCTCGTCGTCCTCGTGGACGACGTGCTCTTCTCCGGCCGCACGATCCGCGCCGCCCTCGACGCCCTGGGCGACATCGGCAGACCCCGCGCCGTCCAGCTCGCCGTCCTCGTCGACCGGGGCCACCGCGAACTGCCCATCCGCGCCGACTACGTGGGCAGGAACCTGCCCACCTCCCTGCGCGAGACGGTCAAGGTCCTGCTCGCCGAGGAGGACGGCCGCGACACGGTGCTCCTCGGCCTCCGGCACCCCGCCCCGGCCGCCGAGCGGTAG
- a CDS encoding aspartate carbamoyltransferase catalytic subunit: protein MLRLTGANPRTPGHLVSAADLTRDDAVLILDTAEEMARVADRPIKKLPTLRGRTVVNLFFEDSTRTRISFEAAAKRLSADVINFSAKGSSVSKGESLKDTALTLEAMGADAVVIRHGSSGAPYRLANSGWIDGAVINAGDGTHEHPTQAILDAFTMRRRLVGPDTGLGRDLEGRRITIVGDILHSRVARSNVLLLHTLGAQVTLVAPPTLVPIGVESWPCEVSYDLDQVLPKSDAVMMLRVQRERMNAAFFPTEREYSRRYGLDGGRMARMPENSIVMHPGPMNRGMEITAEVADSDRCTAVEQVANGVSTRMAVLYLLLGGNEPAVTHSRASSATEESK, encoded by the coding sequence ATGCTGCGCCTCACAGGGGCAAATCCCCGTACTCCCGGCCATCTTGTCTCCGCCGCCGACCTCACCCGCGACGACGCCGTACTGATCCTCGACACCGCGGAGGAGATGGCCCGGGTCGCCGACCGACCCATCAAGAAGCTGCCGACCCTGCGCGGCCGTACCGTCGTCAACCTCTTCTTCGAGGACTCGACCCGCACCCGGATCTCGTTCGAGGCAGCCGCCAAACGCCTGTCCGCCGATGTCATCAACTTCTCGGCCAAGGGCTCCTCGGTCTCCAAGGGCGAGTCGCTCAAGGACACCGCGCTGACCCTGGAGGCGATGGGCGCCGACGCCGTCGTCATCCGGCACGGCTCCTCCGGCGCCCCGTACCGGCTCGCCAACTCCGGCTGGATCGACGGCGCCGTCATCAACGCCGGGGACGGCACGCACGAGCACCCCACCCAGGCGATCCTCGACGCCTTCACCATGCGGCGCAGACTGGTCGGACCCGACACGGGCCTCGGCAGGGACCTCGAAGGGCGCCGCATCACGATCGTCGGCGACATCCTGCACAGCCGTGTCGCCCGCTCCAACGTCCTGCTGCTGCACACCCTCGGCGCCCAGGTGACCCTCGTCGCCCCGCCGACCCTGGTGCCGATCGGTGTCGAGAGCTGGCCCTGCGAGGTCTCGTACGACCTCGACCAGGTGCTGCCCAAGTCCGACGCCGTGATGATGCTCCGGGTGCAGCGCGAGCGCATGAACGCCGCGTTCTTCCCGACCGAGCGCGAGTATTCGCGCCGCTACGGCCTCGACGGCGGGCGGATGGCCCGGATGCCCGAGAACTCGATCGTCATGCACCCCGGCCCCATGAACCGCGGCATGGAGATCACCGCCGAGGTCGCCGACTCCGACCGCTGCACCGCCGTCGAGCAGGTCGCCAACGGCGTCTCCACCCGCATGGCCGTCCTGTACCTGCTGCTCGGCGGCAACGAGCCCGCCGTCACCCATTCCCGCGCGTCGTCCGCCACCGAGGAGAGCAAGTAA
- a CDS encoding dihydroorotase, whose protein sequence is MSKTLIRGAKVLGGEVRDVLIDGTVVARVDTGIDAGDATVIEAGGQILLPGLVDLHTHLREPGREDSETVLTGTRAAAVGGFTAVHAMANTFPVADTAGVVEQVWRLGRESGHCDVQPVGAVTVGLEGKQLAELGAMHDSAAGVRVFSDDGKCVDDAVIMRRALEYVKAFDGVIAQHAQEPRLTEGAQMNEGVVSAELGLGGWPAVAEESIIARDVLLAAHVGSRVHICHVSTAGSVEIVRWAKSKGWNVTAEVTPHHLLLTDELVRSYDPVYKVNPPLRTEADVTALREALADGTIDCVATDHAPHPHEDKDCEWAAAAMGMVGLETALSVVQQTMVDTGLLDWAGVADRMSVRPARIGRLTGHGRPVSAGEPANLTLVDPAYRGVVDPAGFASRSRNTPYEGRELPGRVTHTFLRGRATVVDGKLA, encoded by the coding sequence ATGAGCAAGACCCTGATCCGTGGCGCCAAGGTGCTCGGCGGCGAGGTACGCGACGTCCTGATCGACGGCACGGTCGTCGCCCGGGTGGACACCGGCATCGACGCGGGCGACGCCACGGTGATCGAGGCCGGGGGGCAGATCCTGCTGCCCGGCCTGGTCGACCTGCACACCCATCTGCGCGAGCCCGGCCGCGAGGACTCCGAGACCGTCCTCACCGGCACCCGGGCGGCGGCCGTCGGCGGCTTCACCGCCGTGCACGCCATGGCCAACACCTTCCCCGTCGCCGACACCGCCGGCGTGGTCGAACAGGTCTGGCGGCTCGGCCGGGAGTCCGGCCACTGCGACGTCCAGCCCGTCGGCGCCGTCACCGTCGGCCTGGAGGGCAAGCAGCTCGCCGAACTCGGCGCCATGCACGACTCGGCGGCCGGGGTGCGGGTCTTCTCCGACGACGGCAAGTGCGTGGACGACGCGGTGATCATGCGCCGCGCCCTGGAGTACGTGAAGGCGTTCGACGGCGTCATCGCCCAGCACGCCCAGGAGCCCCGGCTCACCGAGGGCGCCCAGATGAACGAGGGCGTCGTCTCCGCCGAACTCGGCCTCGGCGGCTGGCCCGCCGTCGCCGAGGAGTCGATCATCGCCCGCGACGTCCTGCTCGCCGCCCACGTCGGCTCGCGCGTCCACATCTGCCATGTCTCCACGGCCGGTTCGGTGGAGATCGTCCGCTGGGCCAAGTCCAAGGGCTGGAACGTCACCGCCGAGGTCACCCCGCACCATCTGCTCCTGACGGACGAGCTCGTACGGTCGTACGACCCCGTCTACAAGGTGAACCCGCCGCTGCGCACCGAGGCCGACGTCACGGCGCTGCGCGAGGCCCTGGCCGACGGCACGATCGACTGCGTCGCCACCGACCACGCGCCGCACCCGCACGAGGACAAGGACTGCGAGTGGGCGGCGGCGGCCATGGGCATGGTCGGCCTGGAGACCGCGCTCTCCGTCGTCCAGCAGACGATGGTCGACACCGGTCTCCTCGACTGGGCGGGCGTCGCCGACCGGATGTCCGTACGTCCCGCGCGCATCGGCCGGCTCACCGGGCACGGCCGCCCCGTCTCGGCAGGTGAGCCCGCCAACCTCACGCTCGTCGATCCCGCCTACCGTGGTGTGGTGGACCCCGCGGGCTTCGCCTCCCGCAGCCGCAACACCCCCTACGAGGGCCGTGAGCTGCCGGGACGCGTCACCCACACCTTCCTGCGGGGCCGGGCAACGGTCGTCGACGGGAAACTCGCGTGA
- a CDS encoding PH-like domain-containing protein, with protein sequence MNLAAERKSAEVTDWAARIGWVVGLLLFVAFVYWLMRQGWKWRGSLQSDLPELPQAPEPGAAGDVRLRLTGRYHGSTTAGQWLDRIVAHGLGVRSRVELTLTDAGVSVVRPGAGDFFVPADRLRAARLDKGIAGKVLTEGGLLVLTWQHGDRLLDSGFRSDRAAEHTDWVEAVNLMNQAGTARIAPAPAQDTPAATGGTPAAGHHAPTTTEGTAR encoded by the coding sequence ATCAATCTGGCCGCCGAGCGGAAGTCGGCGGAGGTGACCGACTGGGCCGCCCGTATCGGCTGGGTCGTGGGACTGCTGCTGTTCGTCGCCTTCGTCTACTGGCTGATGCGGCAGGGCTGGAAGTGGCGCGGCAGCCTCCAGTCCGACCTCCCGGAGCTGCCCCAGGCTCCCGAGCCCGGCGCGGCCGGGGACGTACGCCTGCGGCTGACCGGCCGGTACCACGGCTCCACGACCGCCGGGCAGTGGCTCGACCGGATCGTGGCCCACGGCCTCGGCGTCCGCAGCCGGGTGGAGCTCACCCTCACCGACGCGGGCGTGAGCGTCGTACGGCCCGGCGCCGGCGACTTCTTCGTCCCGGCCGACCGGCTGCGCGCCGCCCGCCTCGACAAGGGCATCGCCGGCAAGGTCCTCACCGAGGGCGGCCTGCTGGTCCTCACCTGGCAGCACGGCGACCGGCTGCTCGACTCCGGCTTCCGCTCCGACCGCGCGGCGGAGCACACCGACTGGGTCGAGGCGGTCAACCTCATGAACCAGGCCGGCACGGCGAGGATCGCCCCGGCACCCGCCCAGGACACCCCGGCGGCCACCGGCGGCACCCCCGCCGCCGGCCACCACGCACCGACCACGACGGAAGGCACCGCACGATGA
- the carA gene encoding glutamine-hydrolyzing carbamoyl-phosphate synthase small subunit, producing the protein MTLSTRGAAPAPAVLVLEDGRSFRGRAYGAVGETFGEAVFSTGMTGYQETLTDPSYHRQVVVMTAPHIGNTGVNDEDDESGRIWVAGYVVRDPARVPSNWRSRRSLDDELVRQGIVGISGVDTRALTRHLRERGAMRAGIFSGDALPGGPFTDDAALTARVREAPQMKGADLSAEVATTEPYVVPAVGTKRFTVAALDLGIKGMTPRRMAERGIEVHVLPATATVEDVYAVAPDGVFLSNGPGDPATADLTVVKAVLERGTPLFGICFGNQLLGRALGFGTYKLTYGHRGINQPVQDRSTGKVEITAHNHGFAVDAPLDRVSDTPYGRAEVTHVCLNDDVVEGLRLLDRPAFSVQYHPEAAAGPHDAAYLFDRFTSLMNTVLMEGQRA; encoded by the coding sequence ATGACCCTCTCCACCCGGGGAGCCGCCCCGGCTCCCGCCGTACTCGTCCTGGAGGACGGCCGCAGCTTCCGCGGCCGTGCCTACGGGGCCGTGGGGGAGACCTTCGGCGAGGCGGTGTTCTCCACCGGCATGACCGGCTACCAGGAAACCCTCACCGACCCCTCGTACCACCGCCAGGTCGTCGTCATGACGGCCCCGCACATCGGCAACACCGGCGTCAACGACGAGGACGACGAGTCCGGCCGTATCTGGGTCGCCGGCTACGTCGTACGCGACCCCGCCCGCGTCCCGTCCAACTGGCGCTCCCGCCGCTCCCTGGACGACGAACTCGTCCGCCAGGGCATCGTCGGCATCAGCGGCGTCGACACCCGCGCCCTCACCCGCCATCTGCGCGAACGCGGCGCCATGCGGGCCGGCATCTTCTCCGGCGACGCCCTGCCCGGCGGCCCGTTCACCGACGACGCGGCCCTGACCGCGCGCGTGAGGGAGGCGCCGCAGATGAAGGGTGCCGACCTGTCCGCGGAGGTCGCCACCACCGAGCCGTACGTCGTCCCGGCCGTCGGCACCAAGCGGTTCACCGTCGCCGCCCTCGACCTCGGCATCAAGGGCATGACCCCGCGCCGCATGGCCGAACGCGGCATAGAGGTGCATGTCCTGCCCGCCACCGCCACCGTCGAGGACGTGTACGCGGTCGCGCCCGACGGCGTGTTCCTCTCCAACGGCCCCGGCGACCCCGCCACCGCCGACCTCACCGTGGTCAAGGCCGTGCTGGAACGCGGCACCCCGCTGTTCGGCATCTGCTTCGGCAACCAGCTCCTCGGCCGCGCGCTGGGGTTCGGGACGTACAAACTCACCTACGGACACCGCGGGATCAACCAGCCGGTGCAGGATCGTTCCACCGGCAAGGTCGAGATCACCGCGCACAACCACGGCTTCGCCGTCGACGCCCCCCTCGACCGCGTCTCCGACACCCCCTACGGCCGCGCCGAGGTCACCCACGTCTGTCTCAACGACGACGTGGTCGAGGGACTCCGGCTGCTCGACCGCCCGGCCTTCAGCGTCCAGTACCACCCCGAGGCGGCCGCCGGCCCGCACGACGCCGCCTACCTGTTCGACCGCTTCACCTCTTTGATGAACACCGTCCTGATGGAGGGACAGCGTGCCTAA